One Curtobacterium sp. MCLR17_007 DNA window includes the following coding sequences:
- a CDS encoding Fur family transcriptional regulator, with the protein MDGDAELLRTAGLRVTTPRLAVLRATEALPHATADDIVTALASELPTTSHQAVYGVLAALTGVGLVRRIEPAGSPARYERRTGDNHHHIVCTMCGTIADVDCAVGHAPCLTPSDAHGFAVTTAEVTYWGICERCAAAERDDEPVPA; encoded by the coding sequence ATGGACGGCGACGCCGAGCTGCTCCGCACCGCGGGCCTGCGGGTGACGACCCCCCGTCTGGCGGTCCTGCGCGCGACCGAGGCCCTGCCGCACGCAACGGCCGACGACATCGTGACGGCCCTGGCCTCCGAGCTGCCGACCACGAGTCACCAGGCGGTGTACGGCGTCCTCGCGGCGCTGACCGGCGTCGGGTTGGTGCGTCGCATCGAGCCCGCGGGCAGCCCGGCGCGCTACGAACGCCGCACCGGGGACAACCACCACCACATCGTGTGCACGATGTGCGGGACCATCGCCGACGTCGACTGCGCCGTCGGTCATGCGCCCTGCCTGACGCCGTCCGACGCCCACGGCTTCGCCGTCACCACCGCCGAGGTCACCTACTGGGGGATCTGTGAGCGGTGTGCCGCGGCCGAGCGTGACGACGAGCCGGTGCCGGCGTAG
- a CDS encoding acyltransferase: MSTQPVQTSVDARGIIAQRDLVVDLIRTACVVLVVIVHVTMVGIAADDAGIRVTSPLQQADWYVPATWVGQVMPLFFVVGGFASAVGWRSTLARGGGARDWYATRLVRLFRPAVPLLVVLALGLGVTTALGTPADLLATVAFGIGSPLWFLAAYGITQCCVPLMARLHASAPWRTLGMLLLLAGLVDAVRLTTGVADVGLLNLGPVWLFAQQLGFLWADGWFRQRSRALLAVVAVLTYAVTVPITLVGLWSPDMLQDLNPPMLPLALLAVAQVCLVQVLHAPLSRLMHARAAQGVVFLLGRDGMTVYLWHLPLFIALNGIALFIGVPFPAPGSATWWATRAVAVVVVLATALAVARGLRWFDRPLPRLVPGSDRPAWPVVALAVLCTVGPAFVVMQLHLSFGVAVLGAVLVPIGVWLLSRTVPAAGVTRI, encoded by the coding sequence ATGTCCACTCAGCCGGTACAGACCAGCGTGGACGCCCGGGGGATCATCGCGCAGCGAGACCTGGTCGTCGACCTCATCCGGACGGCCTGCGTCGTCCTCGTCGTCATCGTGCACGTCACGATGGTCGGGATCGCCGCCGACGACGCCGGCATCCGTGTCACCAGCCCACTGCAGCAGGCGGACTGGTACGTGCCGGCCACATGGGTCGGCCAGGTGATGCCCCTGTTCTTCGTCGTGGGCGGGTTCGCCAGCGCGGTCGGGTGGCGGAGCACCCTGGCCCGGGGCGGCGGTGCCCGCGACTGGTACGCGACCCGGTTGGTCCGGTTGTTCCGCCCGGCGGTCCCGCTCCTGGTCGTGCTCGCGCTGGGACTCGGCGTCACCACGGCGCTCGGCACTCCGGCCGACCTGCTGGCCACGGTGGCGTTCGGCATCGGGTCGCCGCTGTGGTTCCTCGCCGCCTACGGCATCACCCAGTGCTGCGTCCCCCTCATGGCCCGACTGCACGCCAGCGCCCCGTGGCGCACGCTCGGCATGCTGCTCCTGCTGGCAGGACTGGTCGACGCCGTCCGGCTGACGACCGGGGTCGCCGACGTCGGGCTGCTCAACCTCGGTCCGGTGTGGTTGTTCGCGCAGCAGCTCGGGTTCCTGTGGGCGGACGGGTGGTTCCGGCAGCGGTCGCGTGCGCTGCTCGCCGTCGTCGCCGTCCTGACCTACGCCGTCACCGTGCCGATCACGCTGGTCGGACTGTGGTCGCCGGACATGCTGCAGGACCTCAACCCGCCGATGCTGCCGCTGGCACTGCTGGCCGTGGCGCAGGTGTGTCTGGTGCAGGTCCTGCACGCGCCCCTGTCGCGGCTCATGCACGCCCGCGCCGCGCAGGGCGTCGTGTTCCTGCTCGGCCGTGACGGCATGACCGTCTACCTGTGGCACCTGCCGCTCTTCATCGCGCTCAACGGCATCGCGCTGTTCATCGGCGTCCCGTTCCCCGCGCCCGGCTCGGCGACGTGGTGGGCGACCCGGGCCGTGGCCGTGGTCGTGGTCCTCGCGACGGCGCTGGCGGTGGCCCGGGGGCTGCGCTGGTTCGACCGACCGCTCCCCCGCCTGGTCCCCGGCTCCGACCGCCCCGCCTGGCCGGTCGTCGCGCTCGCCGTCCTGTGCACGGTCGGCCCGGCGTTCGTCGTGATGCAGCTCCACCTGTCGTTCGGGGTCGCAGTGCTGGGCGCGGTGCTGGTGCCGATCGGCGTGTGGCTGCTGTCCCGCACGGTGCCGGCGGCGGGCGTCACGCGGATCTGA
- a CDS encoding GNAT family N-acetyltransferase codes for MSDDIRWEVVEESALSLPDHEAIAAMLGQAFPDWSHWYVGGRSWSGMQPERRVIARDADGVVLAHVGIRRMFVGVGGEDVLIGDTGLVAVAPAMQGTGIGRELMTRTQSVLEGLRVPFGFLGTSERTVPFYVRMGWHLMDDAVTTFSAFTADGAGVSETEQGGWLILPVTATAEEWPEGPIWLNGQQV; via the coding sequence ATGAGCGACGACATCCGGTGGGAGGTGGTCGAGGAGAGCGCGCTGAGCCTCCCCGACCACGAGGCGATCGCAGCGATGCTGGGGCAGGCGTTCCCGGACTGGTCGCACTGGTACGTGGGCGGTCGGAGCTGGTCCGGCATGCAGCCCGAGCGCCGCGTGATCGCCCGCGATGCCGACGGCGTCGTCCTGGCCCACGTCGGGATCCGGCGGATGTTCGTCGGCGTCGGCGGCGAGGACGTCCTGATCGGCGACACGGGCCTGGTCGCCGTCGCACCGGCGATGCAGGGCACCGGGATCGGCCGCGAGCTGATGACCCGCACGCAGAGCGTCCTCGAGGGCCTGCGCGTCCCCTTCGGCTTCCTCGGCACGAGCGAACGCACCGTCCCGTTCTACGTCCGGATGGGCTGGCACCTGATGGACGACGCCGTCACGACCTTCAGCGCCTTCACGGCCGACGGCGCCGGCGTCTCGGAGACCGAGCAGGGCGGGTGGCTGATCCTGCCCGTGACGGCGACGGCCGAGGAGTGGCCGGAGGGCCCGATCTGGCTGAACGGCCAGCAGGTCTAG
- a CDS encoding SDR family oxidoreductase, whose protein sequence is MSHRPLALVTGVGRRAGIGAAIASRLATDGWDLALSWWSPYDERVHGAADPDGIDSVVAECEHAGARVSRLPVDLADPEQAAALVGRAEDDAGAPVTAIVMSHCESVASDFATTTLESFDRHMAVNVRAPFLLVQAYAARLRAGADAPIDRRRVVALTSDHVGFNLPYGTSKGALDRLVIGAAQELGDVRVSANLVSPGPNDTGWMTDAIRQSAADQTPLGRPSLPSDTAALVGFLLGPDGGWVNGQLLKSDGGFSAR, encoded by the coding sequence ATGTCCCACAGACCCCTCGCCCTGGTCACGGGTGTCGGCCGCAGGGCCGGCATCGGCGCCGCGATCGCGTCGCGTCTCGCGACGGACGGCTGGGACCTCGCGCTGTCGTGGTGGAGCCCGTACGACGAGCGGGTGCACGGTGCGGCCGATCCGGACGGCATCGACTCCGTCGTCGCCGAGTGCGAGCACGCGGGCGCACGGGTGTCGCGCCTCCCGGTCGACCTGGCCGACCCAGAGCAGGCAGCCGCGCTCGTCGGCCGCGCCGAGGACGACGCGGGCGCCCCCGTGACCGCCATCGTGATGTCGCACTGCGAGTCGGTCGCCTCGGACTTCGCCACGACGACGCTCGAGTCGTTCGACCGGCACATGGCGGTGAACGTCCGTGCTCCGTTCCTGCTCGTGCAGGCGTACGCGGCACGACTCCGGGCCGGGGCGGACGCACCGATCGACCGCCGTCGGGTCGTCGCACTGACCAGTGACCACGTCGGCTTCAACCTGCCGTACGGCACGAGCAAGGGCGCGCTCGACCGACTCGTCATCGGGGCGGCGCAGGAGCTCGGCGACGTCCGGGTGAGTGCGAACCTGGTCAGTCCCGGGCCGAACGACACCGGGTGGATGACCGACGCGATCCGGCAGTCGGCCGCGGACCAGACGCCGCTCGGACGGCCGTCGTTGCCGTCCGACACCGCCGCGCTGGTCGGGTTCCTGCTCGGGCCGGACGGCGGCTGGGTGAACGGGCAGCTGCTGAAGTCGGACGGCGGGTTCAGCGCGCGGTGA
- a CDS encoding VOC family protein, which translates to MHTQDLLAADTGMGAVTLRVADLDRMTAFYRDGVRLTMLSNAGGVAVLGRGTTPIVVLEHAPELRHAGAHEAGLFHTAILFDTRADLAAALYSVATQYPQAFTGSADHLVSNAFYFTDPEGNGVELYWDRDRTEWSWTHGMVDMATIHVDPNAFLQEHLTSSALESAATAPGRVGHVHLSVGDVASAKAFYVDQLGFATTAGWGEALFVSAGGYHHHMAMNTWNSRGAGRRQLALGLGLVRIEVPGTDDLGALVARMHDTGVQTADDGRTVAFEDPWANRIEVTAPGRG; encoded by the coding sequence ATGCACACGCAGGACCTCCTCGCCGCCGACACCGGGATGGGCGCCGTCACGCTCCGGGTCGCCGACCTCGACCGGATGACCGCCTTCTACCGGGACGGCGTCCGGCTCACCATGCTGTCGAACGCCGGCGGGGTCGCCGTGCTCGGCCGCGGCACGACGCCGATCGTGGTCCTGGAACACGCCCCCGAGCTGCGGCACGCAGGAGCGCACGAGGCCGGGTTGTTCCACACCGCCATCCTCTTCGACACCCGGGCCGACCTGGCCGCGGCGCTGTACTCCGTCGCGACGCAGTACCCGCAGGCGTTCACGGGCAGCGCCGACCACCTGGTGAGCAACGCCTTCTACTTCACGGATCCCGAGGGCAACGGCGTCGAGCTGTACTGGGACCGCGACCGCACCGAGTGGTCGTGGACGCACGGCATGGTCGACATGGCGACGATCCACGTCGACCCGAACGCGTTCCTGCAGGAGCACCTGACGTCGTCCGCGCTCGAGTCGGCAGCCACTGCCCCGGGTCGTGTCGGACACGTCCATCTGTCCGTGGGCGACGTGGCCTCGGCGAAGGCGTTCTACGTCGACCAGCTCGGTTTCGCGACGACGGCGGGCTGGGGCGAGGCCCTGTTCGTCAGCGCCGGCGGCTACCACCACCACATGGCGATGAACACGTGGAACTCCCGCGGTGCCGGACGCCGGCAGCTCGCACTCGGCCTGGGGCTCGTGCGCATCGAGGTCCCTGGCACGGACGACCTCGGTGCACTGGTCGCACGGATGCACGACACCGGGGTGCAGACCGCCGACGACGGCCGGACCGTGGCGTTCGAGGACCCGTGGGCGAACCGCATCGAGGTCACGGCGCCCGGTCGGGGCTGA
- a CDS encoding response regulator transcription factor — MTETIRVLIADDQALVRGALASLLSLERDIDVVAQVARGDEVLDAARSSGATVALLDVEMPGADGLTAAAQLAASLPACRSLIVTTFGRPGYLRRALESGAAGFVVKDTPAEQLADAVRRVASGLRVVDPVLAAESLAAGPSPLTKRETDALIAFRTAPTVAGVAAALHLSEGTVRNHLSAAIGKTASRNATEALRVAADNGWLLGSA, encoded by the coding sequence GTGACCGAGACCATCCGCGTGCTGATCGCCGACGACCAGGCCCTCGTCCGCGGTGCGCTGGCGTCGCTGCTGTCGCTCGAGCGGGACATCGACGTCGTCGCCCAGGTCGCGCGCGGGGACGAGGTGCTCGACGCCGCACGCTCCAGCGGCGCGACCGTGGCGCTGCTCGACGTCGAGATGCCCGGGGCCGACGGGCTCACGGCCGCGGCGCAGCTCGCCGCCTCGCTGCCGGCGTGCCGGTCGCTCATCGTGACGACGTTCGGGCGACCCGGGTACCTGCGGCGCGCACTGGAGTCCGGGGCAGCCGGGTTCGTCGTCAAGGACACGCCGGCGGAACAGCTCGCCGACGCCGTCCGCCGGGTCGCGTCCGGGCTGCGCGTGGTCGACCCGGTCCTGGCAGCCGAGTCACTCGCCGCCGGGCCGTCACCGCTGACCAAGCGTGAGACGGACGCGCTCATCGCCTTCCGGACGGCCCCGACCGTGGCGGGCGTGGCGGCGGCCCTGCACCTGTCCGAGGGCACCGTGCGGAACCACCTGTCCGCGGCGATCGGCAAGACAGCGTCGCGGAACGCCACCGAGGCGCTGCGCGTGGCGGCCGACAACGGGTGGCTGCTCGGGTCCGCGTAG
- a CDS encoding cytochrome c oxidase assembly protein, whose translation MILVAAVAYGWWLVGAHRRGAGWPCWRSLSFVGALALFGVLQFGIVGVYDQTLRWAFVLRLALLFFAVPTFAAIGAPLALLRTGGPARLADAATAVMRSRPVRVLGTAIVSPLVALALFCLLLTPLSAAIRTSAVGAVAITVLVPMLGFGLLAPLSEPGLLRSSTFVTAEFLLAFVELMLDAIPGIVLRITNHVLDGATVMASGPAWFPSPLRDQHLAGDLLWFIAEVADIPVLISLFIRWQRTDRREARAVDALSDDEMDALTREHLSRRR comes from the coding sequence ATGATCCTGGTCGCCGCGGTGGCCTACGGCTGGTGGCTCGTCGGTGCGCACCGTCGTGGCGCCGGATGGCCGTGCTGGCGGTCGCTGTCCTTCGTCGGAGCACTGGCGCTGTTCGGCGTCCTGCAGTTCGGCATCGTCGGCGTGTACGACCAGACCCTGCGCTGGGCGTTCGTCCTGCGGCTCGCGCTGCTGTTCTTCGCGGTCCCGACGTTCGCTGCGATCGGCGCGCCGCTCGCGCTGCTCCGGACGGGAGGCCCTGCTCGCCTCGCCGACGCCGCCACCGCCGTCATGCGGTCGCGTCCGGTGCGGGTGCTCGGCACCGCGATCGTGTCGCCCCTGGTCGCCCTCGCGCTGTTCTGTCTCCTGCTCACTCCGCTGTCGGCGGCGATCCGCACGTCCGCGGTGGGGGCCGTCGCGATCACGGTGCTCGTCCCGATGCTCGGGTTCGGGCTGCTCGCTCCACTGTCGGAACCGGGACTGCTGCGCTCGTCGACGTTCGTCACGGCGGAGTTCCTGCTGGCGTTCGTGGAGCTCATGCTCGACGCGATCCCGGGCATCGTGCTGCGCATCACGAACCACGTGCTCGACGGCGCGACCGTGATGGCCTCGGGGCCCGCCTGGTTCCCGTCACCGCTCCGCGACCAGCACCTGGCGGGCGACCTGCTGTGGTTCATCGCCGAGGTGGCGGACATCCCCGTGCTGATCTCGCTGTTCATCCGGTGGCAGCGGACCGACCGCCGCGAGGCCCGCGCCGTCGACGCCCTCTCCGACGACGAGATGGACGCCCTGACCCGAGAGCACCTGTCCCGCCGCAGGTGA
- a CDS encoding catalase, whose product MSDQNTTDQPTGTPTTTTNSGAPVSSDQHSMGVGADGPLALHDHYLVEKLAQFNRERIPERVVHAKGGGAFGTLTITHDISKYTRAAFLQPGQQTEMLARFSSVAGEQGSPDTWRDPRGFALKFYTSEGNYDLVGNNTPVFFIRDGIKFPDFIRSQKRLPGSHLRDHDMQWDFWTLSPESAHQVTWLMGDRGLPASWRNMDGFGSHTYQWINAEGERFWVKYHFITEQGHKTLTQEDADRIAGEDADFHIRDLHEAIERNDFPRWTLKVQVMPYEDAATYRFNPFDLTKVWPHADYPLIEVGTMELNRNPENYFAQIEQATFAPSNFVPGIAASPDKMLLARIFSYADAHRYRVGTNHAQLPVNAPKNEVHSYSKDGAMRFDFQKSEVPVYAPNSLGGAHADPAATDDTPGWESDGALQRAAATLHPEDDDFGQAGTMVREVLDDAARERLVGNIAGHVSKVTRDDLRERVFAYWTNVDADLGARVRAAVAPSAPGSNEDPAEVAVEA is encoded by the coding sequence GTGTCCGACCAGAACACGACCGACCAGCCGACCGGCACCCCGACCACCACGACCAACAGCGGGGCTCCCGTCTCGAGCGACCAGCACTCGATGGGCGTCGGGGCCGACGGCCCCCTCGCGCTGCACGACCACTACCTGGTCGAGAAGCTCGCGCAGTTCAACCGCGAGCGCATCCCGGAGCGCGTCGTCCACGCCAAGGGCGGCGGCGCGTTCGGCACCCTGACGATCACGCACGACATCAGCAAGTACACCCGCGCCGCGTTCCTGCAGCCGGGCCAGCAGACCGAGATGCTCGCCCGCTTCTCGAGCGTCGCCGGCGAGCAGGGCTCCCCGGACACCTGGCGCGACCCCCGTGGCTTCGCGCTGAAGTTCTACACGTCCGAGGGCAACTACGACCTCGTCGGCAACAACACCCCCGTGTTCTTCATCCGTGACGGCATCAAGTTCCCCGACTTCATCCGCTCGCAGAAGCGCCTGCCGGGCTCGCACCTGCGCGACCACGACATGCAGTGGGACTTCTGGACCCTGTCGCCCGAATCGGCGCACCAGGTCACGTGGCTGATGGGCGACCGCGGCCTGCCCGCGAGCTGGCGGAACATGGACGGCTTCGGGTCGCACACGTACCAGTGGATCAACGCCGAGGGCGAGCGCTTCTGGGTGAAGTACCACTTCATCACCGAACAGGGCCACAAGACCCTGACGCAGGAGGACGCCGACCGCATCGCCGGTGAGGACGCGGACTTCCACATCCGTGACCTGCACGAGGCGATCGAGCGCAACGACTTCCCGCGCTGGACCCTCAAGGTGCAGGTCATGCCGTACGAGGACGCCGCCACCTACCGCTTCAACCCGTTCGACCTGACGAAGGTGTGGCCGCACGCGGACTACCCGCTCATCGAGGTCGGCACGATGGAGCTCAACCGCAACCCGGAGAACTACTTCGCGCAGATCGAGCAGGCCACCTTCGCGCCGTCGAACTTCGTGCCCGGGATCGCGGCAAGCCCGGACAAGATGCTCCTCGCACGCATCTTCAGCTACGCGGACGCGCACCGCTACCGCGTCGGCACGAACCACGCGCAGCTGCCGGTGAACGCGCCGAAGAACGAGGTCCACTCGTACTCGAAGGACGGCGCCATGCGCTTCGACTTCCAGAAGTCCGAGGTCCCCGTCTACGCGCCGAACTCGCTCGGCGGTGCGCACGCCGACCCGGCCGCGACCGACGACACCCCCGGCTGGGAGTCCGACGGTGCGCTGCAGCGTGCCGCGGCGACGCTCCACCCCGAGGACGACGACTTCGGCCAGGCGGGCACCATGGTGCGCGAGGTCCTCGACGACGCCGCACGTGAGCGCCTGGTCGGCAACATCGCCGGGCACGTCTCCAAGGTGACGCGCGACGACCTGCGCGAGCGGGTCTTCGCCTACTGGACGAACGTCGACGCCGACCTGGGTGCGCGCGTGCGCGCCGCGGTCGCGCCGAGCGCACCTGGCTCGAACGAGGACCCGGCGGAGGTCGCGGTCGAGGCCTGA